In Deinococcus sp. QL22, the following are encoded in one genomic region:
- a CDS encoding alpha/beta hydrolase, with protein sequence MRSLLTLSFSLLAAALLPHARAATPQNVPALPTPAPIQTPATTPNPAPVPAETITLNRLSGPSFLRIPNACRMQKCALVVVAHPRGQNAERVHNSPQVNVLVQALLDASFAVLLSDDGGENTWGSPAALDQVAGLHTDAVTQFEWSGRTYALGLSMGGLLALRSALPGSPYAVSGVALIDGWADLRAAWGGSLSRRAEIADAYGLGTAPPDPSLNPMAQLMNHAPLPLFVAASPDDGVVSMKANADVLYSKAEAGVSDWVILNGPHLGGNRFSPALARQLAGFYGRLEARELARGGARR encoded by the coding sequence ATGCGCTCTCTTCTGACACTTTCTTTTTCGTTGCTGGCCGCTGCGCTCCTGCCCCATGCGCGGGCCGCTACGCCCCAAAACGTCCCAGCCCTGCCTACGCCTGCGCCCATTCAGACCCCTGCTACAACGCCCAATCCTGCCCCCGTGCCCGCCGAAACCATCACCCTGAACCGCCTGAGCGGGCCATCGTTCCTGCGGATTCCCAATGCTTGCCGGATGCAGAAATGTGCGCTGGTCGTGGTGGCCCACCCACGCGGCCAAAACGCCGAGCGGGTGCACAACAGCCCTCAGGTCAATGTCTTGGTTCAAGCCCTGCTGGACGCCTCTTTTGCCGTGCTGCTCAGCGATGATGGTGGCGAAAACACATGGGGCAGCCCCGCCGCGCTGGATCAGGTGGCCGGACTGCACACCGACGCCGTAACACAGTTTGAGTGGAGTGGCCGCACCTACGCGCTGGGCCTGAGCATGGGCGGCCTGCTGGCGCTGCGTTCGGCGCTTCCGGGCAGTCCATATGCAGTCAGTGGCGTGGCCCTGATAGACGGCTGGGCCGACTTGCGGGCCGCGTGGGGCGGCTCCCTGTCCCGCCGAGCCGAAATAGCTGATGCTTACGGCCTCGGCACGGCCCCACCCGATCCGTCGCTCAATCCAATGGCCCAACTGATGAACCACGCGCCCCTGCCCCTGTTCGTGGCCGCCAGCCCCGATGACGGCGTGGTGTCTATGAAGGCCAACGCAGACGTGCTGTACAGCAAAGCCGAGGCTGGCGTCAGCGACTGGGTCATTCTGAATGGGCCACACCTGGGCGGCAACCGCTTTTCGCCCGCGCTGGCCCGCCAACTGGCTGGATTTTACGGGCGACTGGAAGCACGGGAACTGGCACGGGGCGGGGCTAGGCGGTAG
- a CDS encoding acyltransferase: protein MTALPPPLSSSPPNSGPAVRTPARLTPIDTFRGLTILEVVAHHASGMALRQTEAGSTTYELLLILNRTLHFAVPAFVFLSAVVLTRSLLKRFDPGRYFWRRLTRGAWPYLLWSALYIGWYVWTGQRTPDTLTDPARWRDWLLYGKASFHLYFLLVALEVYVVLPFLLPLARRKPSITAALLIGLAVQLGLYLLNREVLRLPFPASTVLWYALPIVLGVAVGSRLEEFQAWWRRRRLVLLPLLVAVYALYLPIALAYAGGTPVTPVVYSGLSWTYTALVALSLLGLAYRLERGPDWLRRGVATIGTVSLQIYLIHPAILQLLERRGFPDGRPIGLLLTTLLYALIALALPALLGRLLLGTRVGTFLFGR, encoded by the coding sequence ATGACGGCGCTTCCCCCACCCCTCTCCTCTTCGCCGCCCAACAGCGGCCCCGCCGTCCGCACTCCGGCCCGCCTGACCCCCATCGATACCTTCCGGGGCCTCACGATTCTGGAGGTGGTGGCGCACCACGCCAGCGGCATGGCCCTGCGGCAAACCGAAGCCGGATCGACGACCTACGAACTGTTATTGATCCTGAACCGTACCCTGCATTTTGCCGTGCCCGCCTTTGTCTTCCTGTCGGCGGTGGTACTGACCCGCAGCCTGCTGAAGCGCTTTGATCCGGGGCGGTATTTCTGGCGGCGGCTGACGCGGGGGGCTTGGCCGTACCTGCTGTGGAGTGCTCTGTATATCGGCTGGTACGTGTGGACAGGCCAGCGCACGCCCGATACCCTCACCGATCCGGCCCGCTGGCGCGACTGGCTGCTGTACGGCAAGGCCAGTTTTCACCTGTATTTTTTGCTGGTGGCGCTGGAAGTCTACGTGGTGCTGCCTTTCCTGCTGCCGCTGGCCCGCCGCAAACCTAGCATCACGGCGGCCCTACTGATCGGGCTGGCGGTGCAGTTGGGCCTGTATCTGCTGAACCGCGAAGTGTTGCGGCTGCCTTTTCCGGCCAGTACAGTGCTGTGGTACGCCCTGCCCATTGTGCTGGGGGTGGCGGTAGGCTCGCGGTTAGAAGAATTTCAGGCATGGTGGCGCAGGCGGCGGCTGGTGCTGCTGCCCCTGCTGGTGGCGGTGTACGCGCTGTACTTGCCTATAGCCCTTGCCTACGCTGGCGGCACGCCCGTGACTCCGGTGGTCTACAGCGGCCTCAGTTGGACATACACCGCGCTGGTGGCCCTGAGCCTGCTGGGGCTGGCCTACCGCCTGGAGCGCGGCCCCGACTGGCTGCGGCGCGGCGTGGCAACGATTGGCACGGTCAGCCTGCAAATTTACCTGATTCACCCCGCTATTTTGCAATTGCTAGAGCGGCGCGGTTTCCCGGATGGGCGGCCTATAGGTCTGCTGCTGACCACCCTGCTGTACGCGCTGATTGCGCTGGCGCTGCCTGCGCTGCTGGGGCGCTTGCTGCTGGGGACGCGGGTGGGCACGTTCTTGTTTGGCCGTTAA
- a CDS encoding prephenate dehydrogenase: protein MTTPADLSADPATLPPPLFDTAVVAGVGLIGGSVALGLRQRFLARRVIGYDANPDVLREAEALGVVDEVRAMPGEWLRGADLVVLAAPMRALTPLARDLAPYLNPAALVTDVGSVKAGIAAEMEALGVRNFVPGHPMAGSERGGVTHARAALLENAVWVLTPTDHTPLTALSRARMLVEHLGAAPVVMPPDAHDALVATVSHLPYLASLALTHMVARDERLSLLAAGGFRDLTRVASGDPRMSRDMVVENKVALREALARFRRQLERLEADLDEPEELLAAATEGKRTRDSLPVVRRSLLPPKHDLVVAVPDKPNQIGAVTQALGAAGVNIKDIEVLAIREEGGAMRLGLETLEDVAHASQILREAGFEVRGRS from the coding sequence ATGACCACGCCCGCCGACTTGTCCGCCGACCCTGCCACCCTGCCGCCCCCACTGTTTGATACAGCTGTGGTTGCAGGCGTCGGGTTGATCGGCGGCAGCGTGGCACTGGGACTGCGGCAGCGCTTTCTGGCAAGGCGGGTCATCGGCTACGACGCCAACCCGGACGTGTTGCGGGAAGCCGAAGCATTAGGCGTGGTGGACGAGGTGCGGGCCATGCCGGGCGAATGGCTACGCGGCGCTGACCTGGTGGTGCTGGCCGCGCCGATGCGGGCGCTGACCCCGCTGGCCCGTGACCTTGCGCCGTACCTGAACCCGGCAGCACTGGTCACCGATGTGGGCAGCGTCAAGGCCGGAATCGCTGCCGAGATGGAAGCACTGGGCGTGCGGAACTTTGTGCCCGGACACCCGATGGCGGGCAGCGAGCGCGGCGGCGTGACCCATGCGCGGGCGGCCCTGCTGGAAAACGCCGTGTGGGTACTGACGCCCACCGACCACACGCCCCTGACGGCGCTGAGCCGCGCCCGGATGCTGGTGGAACATCTGGGCGCGGCCCCGGTGGTCATGCCGCCCGACGCACACGACGCATTGGTGGCAACCGTCAGCCACTTGCCGTACCTCGCCAGCCTCGCCCTCACACACATGGTGGCGCGGGATGAACGCCTGAGCCTGCTGGCCGCCGGAGGCTTCCGTGACCTGACCCGCGTGGCGAGCGGCGACCCGCGCATGAGCCGCGACATGGTCGTGGAAAACAAGGTGGCGCTGCGGGAAGCGTTGGCCCGTTTCCGGCGTCAGCTGGAGCGCCTGGAAGCCGATTTGGACGAACCTGAAGAACTCCTGGCCGCCGCCACCGAAGGCAAGCGCACCCGCGACAGCCTGCCCGTGGTGCGCCGCAGCCTGCTGCCGCCCAAGCACGATCTGGTGGTGGCCGTGCCCGACAAGCCCAACCAGATCGGCGCGGTCACCCAGGCACTCGGCGCGGCGGGCGTGAACATCAAAGATATAGAGGTGCTGGCGATCCGCGAAGAAGGCGGCGCGATGCGGCTGGGGCTGGAGACGCTGGAAGATGTGGCCCACGCCAGTCAGATTTTGCGTGAGGCGGGATTTGAAGTACGCGGGCGGAGCTAA